The nucleotide window taactgctacGCCACCAGGGAATGTCtagtcatcattatttttatgggaGCTCAGTGCACATTTGGTAACACAAGAACCATAATCTCATAAAATAGGCAGAATACCTGTAATATAGCTAGTAATATAAATAAGGCTATAagtaatgttttcttctaaggagTTACATGTCTGgccccaaaagaagaaaaactaatcTTTACGGTTGAACAGGCATGTGCACCTCTGAGAAGGTTGTTTAATGCATAGTGCACactagaggggagggaggaggcctaAATGGGCAAAGAAAAATATAGTCCTTGCCTTGCCTTCAAAGGTAAATTTATTTCATCCGTACGTTCTCTCAATTACATAATTTTAACAAGTTCTGTTTCATGAAGACGTAccagccaaaacaaacaacaaaaaaggctagttttggagttcctgttgtggcgcaagggaaacaactccaactagtatccatgaggatgcagattcaattcctggcctcgctcagtgggttaaggatccggtgttgccatgagctgtggtgtaggtcgcagatgcagctcggatctggcattgctgtggctgtggcgtaggtcagcagctgcagctctgattcaacccctggcctgggaacttccatatgccgcacctacagcctaaaaaaaacaaaaacaaaaacactagtttTCATAGGAGTCCCTTGGAAGAATCCACTTTAAACATAGTagccaacaaaataaataacccaGATTTAGTAAATTTCTTGGTGACTCTACCTCACATTTGTAAGTTTTAGGTATTATAGGAATTTTGAAgatcacttaaaagaaaaataaagaatagataaATGGGTACCTGGGCTTGAGATAAAATGGACAATGACAGCctcataaatgaatttaaaaaaactttaagtgACAGTGAATATGGTCTGGTCTGGAAATCTATAGGtggatgatttaaaataaaactttttttagtgATAAAGTATATATTGATgagaaaaagtttaaataaaatcaatgctACAAAATCTGGTTTGATAGTGATATTTGTATATTAATATCCATATATGTGATTTAAAtaagtgaatataacaaaattaataaataaataggatgGTCAAATGTCTCCTTAATAGTATTTCATGTATCTAAAAGTTTACATATTTGAGTTGCCAAAACCTTttttattgaacatattttctcatttggaaaatggagaTTAGTTGATATTCAAGGTTGCTTTGTATTTGGCCTAACGAGGGCATTGCATTTCacctttcatgtatttttcttcttcctaagaATGATTTCAAAGCATTTTGACACCAAAGGTCTTAGGCAGACACCCTGTGGTGGAGATGAACAAACTGAGATAGGTTTACTCGACACTGACGATGAAGAAGCACTCAAGCCTCCCAATTCCTGGCCCCTGATGGTCACCTGGAGACAGAGACTTTTACCTGCAGTTCTGGTGGAATCCCCGGGTAGCCCTTCTCTCCTTTGGGGCCATGCTGCCCCCGCTCCCCTCGTGGCCCCAGGTCACCTTTGTCTCCTTTCTCACCTTTGGCCCCTTCGTGGCCAGTGGCTCCGTTATTGCCATTGTTTCCATGGTTTCCTTGAACAACCAGACATCATCACATGAGAAAGCCCAGTCACTCATACTCACCAGCTATTTTTATACAAATGCAGCCCCTTTCTTCAAAAAGGCACAAACTCCATCATAAATGGGGACCATTTGAAACAAGCCCAAACCCAGCATCATCAAATGGGAGCTCTTTTAAATGGAAACCAAAACAGCCTTCGATACTCATAAGGCTCCTGGCTCCAAGGACTGTTTTTCCTATAAAACAAGACTCGGATGAAAAATTGTATAGAAGGCTGGTTATCAAAGCATCCTTTATAACAGCAAAGATTAGAAACCACGTAAATGTCCACCAATTCTGAAAGGGCTAAATTTAAAAAGGGTATATTCCATTAAATGATGTTATATGGTCACCAAAAAAAAGGAtgctgaagaaaaatatttaaataacatttaataatatGATATACTTAGATTAAAAAAGTTATGACTCAATAGAGAtagcatgatactatatatatatatacacacacacacatatacatatataatgtgtacatgttttattcaaaggggaaaaagactagaataaattatgtaaaatatttgcagtggtttatttttttctaaatgaatgaaACACAAGCCATTTTTGTGTCATTCCATACACTTTCCCTTTTCTTGAAACTTCCTACAAAGAACACAAACCGCTTTTATAACTGAAGGAAAAGTAAAAGCATTGGtaaaaaatgatcacaataatCTTGAAAGCAAGACTTGAATAATGATTTCAACGCTACATTTTGCTAAGAGAGAATTCCTACACATCTCCCTTTGTTTTTAGACTTGTTGAATTCTAGGtccttttgctgtttattttgcACGTACCACCTCTGGTCAGGTTTCTTAAAAGGCTTGCAATTTTTCCAAATTGATGAGCTTCGATTGTGTTTACAGGTTAATGTGCTATGACAAAACTGTTTCAAACGGGAAACATAGCCAAGGCTAGCACGTCCTATGACCTCAGAAGACCtaagaagattttatttttttaatttattttggctgcacctgaggcacatagaagttctcaggctaaggatcaaatccaagctgcaactgtgacctatgtcatagctccagcaatgccagatccttaacccactgtgatgggtcagggatcaaacccatgactcAGCAGCGACCGGAGCCATCGCAGatatgatgctggatccttaacccaccccaccacagtgagaactcccagagGATTTTTTAAAGGGTCTGAATATCCCCTACTCATCACACCTGCTACCTGCTGGCTTTCATGTTCAGTGATATAGATTCCAAGCTGGAAATCATTATTTGACCCCTAACGGAGCACTTGCTCATTCTCAATTTGGTTCCATTTGAGAAGCCACTcaaaagtatctttaaaaattaaacctcATGATAATAAGTTGAGAAGAAGTTCTAACCCCCAAAACTGACCTAGAGACAAGACAGTCAGCTAAACCCCCAGAGAGATTTGGAAGTCTGGAAACAGGGGAGACCTGGGCTGCCCTTTCCGTGGCTGACCACGATACTGGCAAGCTCCCCAGAGGCTCCATGCCTAGGGCACCACTGAGTAGAATAGAGACGGCTGATTAGTGGGTCCAGAGGGACAGTATGTCTGGTGCCACCACATGGTGCTGGAGCCCAAAAATGTCCCCACGAATACAAGAGAAGTGTGAACATACCCTGAGCTTAGGGGAAGAAAAACTTAGCTGGACCTAGAATCAGACAGAAGGATGCATAGCTCCTTGAAAGGGACAATGAGGATGACTATAACCCAGATCAGCAAACTCTCTTCCCCAACCTTACGTGGCAAATCCCCAAAAAGCTAGATCTGCCACGCCCTACGGAGCACGTGGTGGTAGAAACACTGAAGCAGAGTATGAACCTGTTTAGGTTTCAGACTCCAAGCTGGTGAAGGGCCTCCTAGCCTGTAAACTGGTCCCTATTACCTGAGGGATTCTGCTAGCGGAATGGATAATAAATACTAGTGTATACAGTTTCATCTCAGTAACTCAATAAACCCAGTTTTCTACCCAACTCTTTTGGATTTTCCATGCAAATGCTTCGGATCATATGCAAATGATCCCCAAATCACTGAGGTTTGCCCCTGGCTCCTGTTTTGGCACAGTCTGCATTAGGCAGGGAACAGCACCTCTCTCAGCCTTACCTGGAATGCCAGGGGGGCCGGGGGGTCCAGGGGGGCCTTGGTAGCCTCGGAAGCTGTAGTCTCCATGGCAACACTTGCTGCAGTCTGGGGGCAGTCCTCCAGTTTGTGGagactttaaaaagatataaagagaagCTTCAGAAAAAGGTACATGTGCATAATTAAGACTTCTGCATGTCCTCTGGCCTGGTCCCCCAGGTAAGTTTAATTCCAAGCAGCCCACAACAACATCAGAAAACAAGGCATGCGGTGGGTATGTCAACGACAAAGGAAGCAGCTAAGGTGGGGTGATGATcagaaggcaaaggaaacaggAGAGTGGCTAGAAGAACAGGCTCCTTGGAAAGTGTGAGTGGGGATGGAAGATGAGGCAGGGCTTCTGGAAGCATGTTCCTGGTGCTACCAGTGACAGGAAAAGAAGACGCTCCATCAGAAGTTGACTTGGAGGCATCCTCTTTCCTTCCCAACTGCCAGCAGTGCCAGATGTAGTTAGATTGAGTCGATGACCctcaaatgataaaaataaccaACTTTGAATACAGGTATTAAGACCACCCATATTCATGATCCCGGGTTCAGAGTTCTTAGAAAGTCTGAATTAAAACATTAGCTTTTCAAACCACCAATAAATTGCCTTAGGAAATTAATGAAAGTATTAATGTATCCAATAAGTTCTTATTAATTATctctattttgaaacaattttacttccttttttaacTCCCAGCTTTAACATGCTGTTCTGTTTCATATTCCACTTGAAAACTTAAAGTGATTATCACATATTTGAACCAAGATTTAATGAGTACTTAATGGACACAAAGTATATTCAAATATGACACTGGGTTAAATGCTTCTTTATTCAAAGATAATTTTCTGAAATCTGTACTACGGTCAAGGAGCTAGAGATTTGGCAGAAGTTGATTGGCAGAAGAGTtagaatttcttataaaatttggAATCGCTTCTAAATTGGCAACTTGCCTTTTAATCATAGCATACAAAAGACTTGTGGAAACTTTCCTAGACACCAAATATaatttgatgggtttttttgaaaatagcatatttttgctaaaggattcttttttttttttttttttggtctttttagagtcacacccgagtcatgtggagcttcccaggctaggggtcgaattggagctatagctgccagcctacaccacagccacagcaaagctggattcaagcctcgtctgcaacctacacctcagctcgcagcaaccctggatccttaatccactgagcgaggccagggatcaaacccacatcctcatggatactagtcaggtttattaccactgagccacaatgggaactccaaggacttattttctaaaaggaagggagagggagggaggaagggagagagggagggagggaggaagggagagagggagggagggagagagaaaggtaaagagggaggaagaagtcatttaaaattcaagttttctCTATCATTAGAAATCCAAGCAGAGCAATGGATCGAGGCTTCCCATTGCTGCACCTCTAgactttacttttgttttatttttttggccacatccacagcatatggaagttcccagtcaagatcgaatctgagccttagcctcgacctatgccacagctgtggcaatgcctgatccttaacctactgtgccaaagcaaaggaatatctccttttttaaaatcaaaaataagcTTAGACTTTTTCCTTACACTCATTCCTTTTTCCTAAAGATTCCCACCTagctagaaaggaaaaagaaaaaaaaatgcagaatagcATCCGTGGTCCAAGCCTTCTGCTGTAACATCTCAGAGCCCAATCTTAAGTGACGAGCAGCTAGGATTTGGAGGGAACTCAGAGTCTAGTACAGTCCCCCAAACCCAACCCTGGACAGATAGGAGGGTCTCTCAAAACCTTTTCTAAAACTGGTAGAGGAAAAGAAAGCCAGTGAAAACAGTCCATCTGAGTGAGATTTTAGACCCTTGGAAAGTCAGACACCACAGTACTGCTCCACCTTGTAATCCACAGATGCAATCTGAGCAGGAATTACTCTGTAATTTCCTGGTATGATTTTGCTAATATGAAATACTGCTTTTTAAGCTCCAAGAAATCCTAGGCTCTGCCAATAATGGATTttagggaaggagaagggaggggaaaagggaaaatcTTGAGGTGGAACCATTTgtctaaaaatagaattgaaaaaaaCGGGAGAAGctaagaagtcagaaagagaactgGACTGGAACCAGCCCATCTCAGTTCTGTGTGAAGTCACTCCCCCAGACATCATTTTTCTTGTCTACTAAATTAGAGGATTGGGTAAGATGGTCATGAATTTTTCTTTCCAGATCTATAATGCAGACAAAGATACTGAAGTCTTTTCCAAAGCCTCAAATGGTGGCTTAGAAAGACTGGCTTTAAGTCGAGTGTCTGGGCATGGGACGTCAGCACCAGGAGAAGCGGTTGGTCAGCACCAGAGCTAACTTGGGGTGCATGCCCAAGCCAGTCAGGGGCATTTCAAGAGTATCAAAGTGCCACAAAACAGTGAGAGACTCTGGTCACTAAGTGTCTGGACACTTCCTAAGAACCTGCCTACAATATTTCGCGACATGGTCCTCCCTCTGTCTCGTCTTTCCAAGTTGGGTCCCATGGAAGAATGTCTCTGAGCCTTAGAAGAGGCTGGAGGGGATGTGTTCATTGAGACATTTTCATCCAGGTAAGGGAGAGTCGCATACCAGATAGTTCTGTCCCCACCCTCTTAAGTTTACCAACTCCTTTCCCAAAATTAGGTCAAGATTGAACACCAAGTTCATGCAGATGGGCAGCATGCGGGGAAGGAGGTCCCAAGACAAGTTCCGTCCATTTTGTAGATGGAGGCCCAGGGGCAGCTATGAGAATGGAGCTCTGCTATTggtaagtaacttttttttttttttttttttttttttgccttttctagggccactcctatggcatatggagattcctagactaggggtggaatcggagccatagccaccggcctatgccagagccacatcttcgacctacaccacagctcatggcaacactggatccttaacccactgagcaaggccacggatcaaacctgcaacctcatggttcctagttggattctttaaccactgagccacgacgggaactcctattggtaaGTGACTTTAACTtaagaaagagggaagagaaagaaggtgaaaggaagtgaaagagagagagagagagacgtgtCCAAGAAGAGGAGGGGAGCTTGATAAAGGTGAGCAAGGAAGAGCAACAGAGAAGACAATGCCCCAGAAAAGAGAGCACAGGTCTGCGTACCCCCACCTCTATACCTCTCTGTGCAAACCCTAAGGCCAGAGTCAACTTTCTAGAACACAAACCCAATCAACTACCTGTCCTGCTATGCACAAGCACACAAAACTTTTGCGAGGAAAATAAGGTCTCGGCTTCCTAGCTGGCCCACAGAATGCTCCAGGCAGCACTAAAATCAATGGTGTCTTCCTCCCGATCCAGATGCCCAGCCATACCTGCTCTTCACGCTCTCGATGTggcacatatttattttcttttttcctgtgaatAGCCATGCTTTTTGTCTTATCTCTTGAGAGGCGGCTCAgtggccaccatcactctgaccCTCTTCTCCCAACAGCCTTTTGTGCATTAACTTTGTTCATCACATGGTCTTAATTATCTGCACATTTAGAGCCCTTCAGAACTGTTCAGAGAGAAAACTTTGGGTGTATTTCTCCTCATCCTAAAACTTGACTTACAGTGAAAGCACAGAAATGattgttgaaggaatgaatgaggaaaaaggaagattaaaagattaaaagaggtgggaaagtgagaaaaaaggaagaaggaagtacAGTCCTAAGTTCAACATGGGTCTCCAGAGCCATTGGCATGGTGTTGTATTGAAACCTCTAAGAACATCAGTGGCTAAAACGCCTCAGTATCTCCTATTGGGGGCTGGTTTGGAAATACTCAGGAAGCCAAGGGAGTTTGAAAGTCCCCTTGGTTTCAAAAagcctgacaaaaaaaaaaaaaaaaaaaaaaaacccaaaaaacaaaaaaataaataaataaaaaacaatccaGAAAGTGGCTCCTTAGCCCTCTCATCTGATTTTAACATGCTAGATGCCTAGGGACACTATAAGGTAGGAATAGAAATGTAATTTGAATTTCAGTGGCCTGCTGGGTGTTGGCTGCCAAAAAAATAACGACCAGTGACAGCCTGCATCTGCCTTCTGCTGCCTCTGGGGGCTCACACTGCTGCAGCCAGGAAGGGTCCAGCAAAGAGCCCACGGAAGGTCCAGATCAAGGCTCAgacaaaaatgcaaatatctttaCCACTGAGAATAACACAAATTAGCACGAATCACTCTTAAGATGGGCAGATGAAAGGACAATCCCGAAAGGGGGCTTTCAAAAACAGGGTTGTATTAGAGGTTATCACTTCTGAGGTTCcgaaaaggaaagaatttttctttttttgatttggCCCCACAGAAGGATTTGGGCCACTGCATCTGTGGTCAAGTGACAAGTCCCAGGTTTGTGCCATGTCTAGAGCTGAGTCTGTGTGTGATCTTGGTTGATCATGTTACCTGTCTCAACCCAAACTTTCATCTGTGGTAGGAGGGGTTTAGATTTCAACTGTATGGATTCTTTCAGGGCCTGTTCAATGCATAGAAGCAGTTGATTTTTGCCATAAAACGGATTTGTTCAGAGACTGTATAATTCAGAGAAACCCCCCTTGCCCCCCTCATCTGATATCAGCATGCTGGATACCTAGAAGGCAAATCAAAATCTACTTCTTccttatgttgtacacctgaaattaacataatgttATATGACAATGAACctcaatttaacatttttaaatagaaataatagtgTACTTAAAAACACATTTCTTCCGTTCTTAACATTTTCAGTTGAGTTTCATCAATTTGCCATTCACTACACTGAAACCTTAACTCACTCCCATACTACCCTGAAAGAGTTAAAGATGTTCCCTTAGATGCTGAGCTCACACTCCAAGAAATAAATCAAGTCCTCTGTGATTCTCAGGCATTAAATCCCGATTAAATCAGGCTTGCATTTTTAAAgacagtcttttttaaaattttaactctttGGTCCTTTTTTAAACAGGGTGAACGTAGAGGCTTAGTAACCTAGACTGCCATAAATCAAATAACCAAGCCTGGCATGAAATGTCACAGCACGCttgcaaatcaaaagaaaaaattcaaagagcAGCTTCTCGCTGCTGGAAGGAATTAGGCAAGTCCAACTTTCTTGTGATCTGCAAATGATTATCTCCAGCGATCCATCTGTCTGCAAAGGTCAGCTCTCCTCCTTTCCCCACAAACAGAGCAAGAAAGAAATCGAGTCATAGCAGTGCAGGCAGCTGGCAGCCCCtgttcccctttccttctttttttggggggtgggtgaggATGCCATGCTTGCAGTATGGAAGTgcaagttccccgggccagggatccaactggagccacagcagtgacaccccggatccttaactggaagccaccagggaacacccctGTTCCCCTTTCTGATGGGACAGTTTTGGCCTCTTATCTCAATACATCCCTGCTACCTCTGCTGATTTTCTAACAGAGACCAAGCAGCACACCTAGTACCCCAAGAGCCACCCAGACAGAGACCCACAAGGAGCTCAGCAAGCTTCTGGAAAGCATCGATCCTTGGatcagagctggaaggaaaaaaaaagagagagagagagagagagcaagaacaACACAACTCATAAGCTTTGACAGTAATCCTTAGAAGAGAATTCTGAGTACCTGGCCCCAGAATGGGGTGATCTGGGCTAGGTCATCTACCTCGGGGTGCGGTAGCTCATCGGCTTTCAGGGATTTTAGGTCTGCAGAAGTGTTATTATCCACAGTCCCAGTTCTAGCATGGCTCCGCTCTCTCACTTTCTCCCTCCTGGAGCCGCTACGGCCAGTCTGCTGATGGCTTTGCACTATTCTTGCCACCACTTTATTAGCTCTTCCGCTCACCTCCATGTATTCATCTTGACACAGGcaaaaagggaggaaaagcaaAGCCAGCAGGTGCCAACAGACGAGCTGCCTCCCCAGCATGGTTCTCAAAAGAGCCACAGAGCCTCCCCGAGGCAGACGGCTGGGACTCCGGGCGCCGTGGTCTCTTCCGGCAAGTGccagggctggagaggagggCGGCTGCCGGTCGGGGCGGTTTTATACTTCGCTGTGTAATAAATAAGGCTGCCGGCCTGCCAGAGGGAGAGCGGTCCTCCTCCGCGGGCAGAACGGCCCCCATTCATCACTTTCCCACAGCACAGGCAAAACGATTTGTGTGCACAGCTCCCAGTTGGTGGGGTTCAAAAATGTCACACCTTGGCACGTTTTTTGGTTCCAGTGTGAAGAAAACATACGCGACCAGCTGGAAAGCGGCAGCATGTGTCCAGTGGTTTGCTTTTGCGATTAGACATGGAAAGGCTGTGCCTTCGCGGTCTGAGATGCCTTTTGGAAAAACCTCCTCTGGGGCTTGCCAGGAAATTTGGGCTTAACTGCATCAATTCCGTCTGAAATGGCAGT belongs to Sus scrofa isolate TJ Tabasco breed Duroc chromosome 16, Sscrofa11.1, whole genome shotgun sequence and includes:
- the C1QTNF3 gene encoding complement C1q tumor necrosis factor-related protein 3 precursor; translation: MLGRQLVCWHLLALLFLPFCLCQDEYMEVSGRANKVVARIVQSHQQTGRSGSRREKVRERSHARTGTVDNNTSADLKSLKADELPHPEVDDLAQITPFWGQSPQTGGLPPDCSKCCHGDYSFRGYQGPPGPPGPPGIPGNHGNNGNNGATGHEGAKGEKGDKGDLGPRGERGQHGPKGEKGYPGIPPELQIAFMASLATHFSNQNSGIIFSSVETNIGNFFDVMTGRFGAPVSGVYFFTFSMMKHEDVEEVYVYLMHNGNTVFSMYSYETKGKSDTSSNHAVLKLAKGDEVWLRMGNGALHGDHQRFSTFAGFLLFETK